Proteins encoded in a region of the Drosophila busckii strain San Diego stock center, stock number 13000-0081.31 chromosome 2L, ASM1175060v1, whole genome shotgun sequence genome:
- the LOC108595823 gene encoding uncharacterized protein LOC108595823: MEYQNNSNYFQPRHTTELLESWSPTSKNCSINKENELRKPTTVSNGQSPLLSSNLSTMPRPRRTCELLKSPWHMPKSSSTGKKKKQLLPYSARKQANADDCIEPRRTKLLLESPLHSSNFMTQTPCDALPLPRHTSELLTSPWHMPQKPKSCSTTKKNEIRKPMLGKKLLPTPTVSASSAVKMEIPATTQTHNKEHVLRRPTTCPSSKLLQQSPSATLKHTIPERKPIALRRLEFNDRTLTKTTNRITSYLKQQPGFATIANRGLQHMSAKDFVNIATHLLEFTGVLLKPVEKGHHAEQILRAMRQLNYPNNINKSWFWSPCASMSHILLLLDFLLDFVPMSPDACDDFEFETEAKRELFTAAVKEYPAWSCNMSNMSSALKQLKVEPLEEEPVAECQQSSLQLVQQLDIYIKVEPLEEAVVKSSLQIEKQLDKHMKIEPLEGAAAEHQQPSLKLKHLSLQFEQQLDTYNEHQVYKRELQDLVERIHNQGLLWRRSRKALLESIESYNMRTRDLRYSMLLGTNCPSGLELPLKPTLKQIQECGIILRDYVNKLQKEMAKEQTETKQSAL, translated from the coding sequence ATGGAATACCAAAATAACAGTAACTACTTTCAGCCCCGGCATACCACGGAGTTGCTAGAGTCGTGGAGTCCAACGTCTAAAAATTGTTCTATAAATAAGGAGAATGAGTTGCGAAAGCCTACGACAGTGTCCAATGGCCAGTCGCCACTGCTCAGCAGTAATTTATCTACTATGCCTCGGCCACGACGCACTTGCGAGTTGCTTAAGTCCCCATGGCATATGCCCAAAAGCAGTTCAACGGgtaagaagaaaaaacaattattaccTTACTCGGCAAGGAAGCAGGCAAATGCGGATGATTGCATTGAACCACGACGCACCAAGCTGTTGCTAGAGTCTCCACTGCACAGCAGTAATTTTATGACTCAGACTCCATGCGACGCTCTGCCTTTGCCACGACACACTAGCGAGTTGCTTACGTCACCATGGCATATGCCTCAAAAGCCCAAGAGTTGTTCAACCACCAAGAAGAACGAGATTAGAAAACCAATGCTGGGAAAAAAACTGCTGCCTACTCCAACTGTAAGCGCTTCTTCTGCGGTGAAGATGGAAATCCCAGCGACAACGCAAACGCATAATAAAGAACATGTGCTTCGCAGGCCCACAACGTGCCCTAGTTCGAAGCTATTGCAACAGTCGCCCAGTGCGACACTCAAGCATACTATTCCGGAACGCAAGCCAATTGCACTGCGTAGATTGGAATTTAATGATCGAACGCTGACAAAGACAACAAATCGCATAACAAGCTACCTTAAACAGCAGCCAGGCTTTGCTACCATTGCTAATCGTGGACTGCAACATATGTCGGCCAAGGATTTTGTGAACATTGCCACGCATCTATTGGAATTTACTGGCGTGCTGCTCAAGCCAGTGGAAAAAGGCCACCACGCAGAGCAGATATTGCGAGCAATGCGTCAACTGAACTATCCCAATAACATCAACAAATCCTGGTTTTGGTCACCTTGTGCATCGATGAGCCACATATTGTTGTTACTTGACTTTTTATTGGATTTTGTACCAATGAGTCCTGATGCTTGTGatgattttgaatttgaaacagAAGCTAAAAGAGAACTGTTTACTGCTGCAGTAAAGGAATATCCAGCGTGGAGTTGCAATATGTCCAATATGTCTTCAGCACTTAAACAGTTGAAGGTAGAGCCACTGGAGGAGGAGCCCGTAGCTGAGTGTCAGCAGTCTTCCTTACAGCTCGTGCAGCAGTTGGATATATACATCAAGGTAGAGCCACTGGAGGAGGCCGTAGTTAAATCTTCCTTACAGATCGAGAAACAGTTGGATAAACACATGAAGATAGAGCCACTGGAGGGGGCCGCAGCAGAGCACCAGCAGCCTTCCTTAAAGCTTAAACACCTTTCATTACAGTTTGAGCAGCAGTTGGATACATACAACGAGCATCAGGTATACAAACGGGAGCTGCAGGACCTTGTGGAGCGCATACACAATCAGGGATTGCTTTGGAGACGCTCTCGCAAGGCGCTCTTAGAGAGCATCGAATCTTATAATATGAGAACGCGAGACTTGCGCTACTCAATGCTGCTGGGAACTAACTGCCCTAGTGGTTTGGAGCTGCCATTGAAACCTACGCTTAAGCAGATCCAAGAGTGTGGAATAATATTAAGAGATTATGTGAATAAGTTGCAGAAGGAAATGGCCAAAGAGCAGACTGAGACTAAGCAGTCTGCGCTTTAA